GTTTTACTGGAAAGATTTGAGCGTGAGCTTATCATTTCGCAACAGAAGCAAGCGTACATTAGTAAGTTACCTGGAGTATACACAGACGGTTCATCGGATCATTTTCACGGCAGGAATTTCCAGGAGATAGCGAACCTCGAAGATACAGGAATATCTTAATGATATCGTCTTACGCATGGGATATTCCCACAGCACCCTGAATATACACATCAGTGCTATCAGGAGTTTCTACCACCTGGTATTTAGAATAGATTTACAGGACATTGATCTTCCCAGGCCGAAAGCGGCAAAGGATTTGCCAAAGGTACTTTCCATGGGAGAATTACAACGTATGATAGAAGGTTGCGCCAATAAAAAGCACCAGCTGATTATCACCCTGCTCTATTCCACCGGCATGCGCAGGGCAGAGATACTTGACATAAAAACTACCGACATAGACCTGGAATCGGGAACCATCCGCATTCATGGCAAGGGCAACAAATTCAGGACGGCCTACATTTCAAAAAATCTACATAAGTTACTAACGGGATATTTAAAGGCATACAAGCCTGTTGATTACCTGCTTGAGGGACAGAACGGTCACCAATATTCAGAGACCAGCATTGCGAAAGTGATCCAGCGAGCAGCCAGGGAGGCCGGCATCAACAAGCGGGTGACACCCCACATGCTCAGGCACAGTTTCGCCACACATCTGATTTCAAAGGGCTCTGCCCTTCCCTACGTTCAGAAATTATTGGGACACAGCAACATTAAAACAACTTTGATATACACCCACGTCGCAGACAATGATTTAAAGAACCTTCCCAATCCCCTCGACGACATGGACCTCTAATCAGTAAATCTATCTTTTTCCTCCAGGAACAGTGCCAATAGCTTTTCCACAGCATTCACAGTAGCCTGTTGTATGTTCAATGGTCTGATCGGGATTAGCGGTCATTTCAAGGGTGGTGCCCTCATGCCCTTTTTGTTCACCGGGCTCACGTCCGGTTTTCTTCCGAAGGCTCTTGCGCTTGAAGACTCTGTTCTCATCCTTCGAGGGTGGAATGGAACTGTTATTACTATTCTCTGGATGTTCGTATTTGGCCAGCTTTTCTTTCAATTTGTCATTTTCTTTTCGCAAACCCTTTATCTCGCTGTGAAGGTCATTTACAAGATTGATCAGTTTCTCTATCTTCCTGGTTAAGGTGGCTATTTTTGAATCTGTTGTCACTCAGCAATCCAGATTATACTCAAAGAGCA
The nucleotide sequence above comes from Candidatus Campbellbacteria bacterium. Encoded proteins:
- a CDS encoding tyrosine-type recombinase/integrase, giving the protein MGYSHSTLNIHISAIRSFYHLVFRIDLQDIDLPRPKAAKDLPKVLSMGELQRMIEGCANKKHQLIITLLYSTGMRRAEILDIKTTDIDLESGTIRIHGKGNKFRTAYISKNLHKLLTGYLKAYKPVDYLLEGQNGHQYSETSIAKVIQRAAREAGINKRVTPHMLRHSFATHLISKGSALPYVQKLLGHSNIKTTLIYTHVADNDLKNLPNPLDDMDL